One Nodosilinea sp. FACHB-141 DNA segment encodes these proteins:
- a CDS encoding pentapeptide repeat-containing protein produces MTPATLRELVNRYYQSGARDLHGLNLQGLNMAAAHLANADLRRTNLTRANLYQADLTHIDGYQITLAQADLRGASLANAVLREADLRKVHCHRATLINADLRDCCLDHADLSHANLEGANFTKADLSHANLYWANLRYTNLTGANLTKANLTGAKFCQTVMPDGTIRDSECAFVPQAMS; encoded by the coding sequence ATGACCCCAGCTACCCTTAGAGAACTCGTCAATCGCTACTACCAGTCGGGCGCCCGTGACCTGCACGGGCTAAATTTGCAGGGGTTGAACATGGCAGCAGCCCACCTAGCCAATGCTGATCTGCGCCGCACTAACCTCACGCGGGCCAACCTATACCAGGCTGACCTGACCCACATTGATGGCTATCAAATTACCCTAGCCCAAGCCGATTTGCGCGGTGCCTCGTTGGCCAATGCCGTACTGCGCGAAGCCGACCTGCGCAAGGTTCACTGCCACCGGGCCACGCTGATCAATGCTGACCTGCGCGACTGTTGTCTCGACCACGCTGACCTTAGCCATGCCAATTTAGAAGGGGCTAACTTCACCAAAGCTGACCTTAGCCATGCCAACCTCTACTGGGCCAACCTGCGCTACACCAATTTGACCGGGGCCAACCTGACCAAGGCCAACCTAACTGGCGCTAAGTTCTGCCAAACTGTCATGCCTGACGGCACTATACGTGATTCAGAGTGCGCTTTCGTGCCGCAAGCCATGTCTTAA
- a CDS encoding methyl-accepting chemotaxis protein produces MASGIDYSQAYQKAERAYVQGNYSEAAAVIDQLADDYPDDPSVLLLRGHIYCYGLQRYDVAAAQYSAVLDLTSEPEYVDYASNGLDYASQFAAEASSGTAIDYETDAGDTFFDAGASMSMGLESSVRANGAPGLSDSQLDLGDFSLEEDMPSSIANVGFSDTYLADPFTTDDPFATDPDDRANLSFGADSASGWAEDQESLDDITFDDDASFDSLEVGNSDNPFSGVTEAQRGDLYSDMELASQSFDQSWPPADDGGDDMTVFAPEPDLLIDDLDTAGDSADLDYNGYADNGYMPDLDDSTQPSSNVDFLDEFSDFDDLGNLPDFELSDSSAGFTTPSVGTSGLTSTDDSGFSGGTSAFDLSDMNDQAVISDDDIFSIAGASDSLPVFTQTDSHDVEAVTTEQDWLGFLDNAPLPTKELIVAIAAGVASALAVGVINFAASTLQSDRPMPKAVHAAMALAGGVAGFGSALVVGRLAHRQVGRSVDDLQQQFDTVIRGNLSARATVFTEDEFGRLASSFNKMSRVILTTTSEAQRKAQEQEQAKEDLQRQVIRLLDDVEGAARGDLTVQAEVTADVLGAVADSFNLTIQNLREIVEQVSVAARQVSKGSTENEIFARSLSADALRQAEELAVTLNSVQVMTDSIQRVAESAREAEEVARTASSTALKGGESVERTVAGILEIRETVAETTRKVKRLAESSQEISKIVALISQIASRTNLLALNASIEAARAGEAGRGFAIVADEVRQLADRAAKASKEIEQIVLQIQSETGGVMTAMEEGTQQVIEGTRLAEQAKRSLEDIIQVSNRIDVLVRSITADTVEQTETSRAVAQVMQSVELTAQETSQEAQRVSGSLQNLVGVARDLLTSVERFKVNKSDS; encoded by the coding sequence ATGGCTTCAGGCATCGATTACTCTCAAGCCTATCAAAAAGCAGAACGAGCCTACGTACAGGGCAACTACTCGGAGGCTGCGGCAGTTATCGATCAGCTAGCCGACGATTACCCCGACGATCCCAGCGTGCTGCTACTGCGGGGCCATATCTACTGCTACGGCCTACAGCGATATGACGTAGCTGCGGCTCAGTACAGTGCCGTGCTCGATCTCACCTCAGAGCCCGAATACGTTGACTATGCCAGCAACGGTCTCGACTATGCCAGTCAGTTTGCTGCGGAGGCATCCTCCGGCACGGCTATAGATTACGAAACCGATGCCGGAGATACTTTCTTCGACGCTGGTGCTTCAATGTCGATGGGTTTAGAGAGCAGCGTTAGAGCCAATGGTGCCCCTGGGCTATCAGATAGCCAGCTCGACCTCGGCGACTTTAGCCTTGAGGAAGACATGCCCAGTTCGATCGCCAATGTCGGGTTTAGCGATACCTACCTGGCCGATCCCTTTACGACCGACGATCCCTTTGCCACCGATCCTGACGACAGGGCTAACCTTAGTTTTGGCGCTGACTCCGCCAGTGGCTGGGCTGAGGACCAAGAGAGCCTAGACGATATCACCTTTGATGACGATGCCTCCTTTGATTCCCTTGAGGTGGGCAATAGCGATAACCCCTTTAGCGGGGTCACCGAGGCTCAGAGAGGCGATCTTTACAGCGATATGGAGTTGGCCTCCCAGAGCTTTGACCAGAGCTGGCCCCCCGCTGATGACGGCGGCGACGACATGACGGTTTTTGCCCCTGAGCCCGATCTCCTGATCGACGACCTCGACACAGCTGGCGATAGCGCCGATCTCGACTACAACGGCTACGCCGATAATGGATACATGCCTGACCTAGACGACAGCACCCAGCCCAGCAGCAACGTTGACTTTTTAGACGAATTTAGCGACTTTGACGACCTGGGTAACCTACCTGACTTTGAGCTATCAGACAGTTCTGCTGGGTTTACTACGCCCTCGGTGGGCACCTCAGGGCTGACTTCAACTGACGACAGTGGCTTTAGCGGAGGCACTTCCGCCTTTGACCTCAGCGATATGAACGATCAGGCGGTGATCAGCGACGATGACATTTTTAGCATTGCGGGTGCCAGCGATAGCCTGCCTGTGTTTACTCAAACCGATAGCCACGATGTGGAAGCGGTAACCACTGAGCAAGACTGGCTGGGCTTTTTAGACAATGCCCCGCTGCCGACCAAAGAGCTGATCGTTGCCATTGCTGCCGGCGTTGCCTCGGCCCTAGCGGTAGGCGTCATTAATTTTGCCGCTTCGACCCTACAGTCAGATCGACCGATGCCCAAGGCCGTGCATGCGGCTATGGCCTTGGCGGGTGGAGTAGCCGGGTTTGGCTCAGCCCTAGTGGTTGGGCGGTTGGCCCACCGCCAGGTAGGCCGCAGTGTTGACGACCTGCAGCAGCAGTTTGACACGGTGATTAGGGGTAATTTGTCGGCCCGGGCCACGGTGTTTACTGAAGACGAGTTTGGTCGCTTGGCCAGCAGCTTTAACAAGATGTCGCGGGTGATTTTAACCACTACTAGCGAAGCCCAGCGCAAGGCCCAGGAGCAAGAGCAGGCCAAGGAAGACCTCCAACGCCAGGTGATTCGTCTGCTAGACGACGTGGAAGGGGCGGCTCGGGGCGACTTGACTGTGCAGGCGGAGGTAACTGCTGACGTGCTTGGCGCCGTAGCCGACTCCTTTAACCTGACCATTCAAAACCTGCGGGAGATTGTAGAACAGGTGAGTGTAGCCGCTCGCCAGGTGAGCAAGGGATCTACGGAAAACGAGATTTTTGCCCGCAGTCTGTCGGCAGACGCCCTGCGCCAGGCCGAGGAACTCGCGGTGACACTGAACTCGGTGCAGGTGATGACCGACTCAATTCAGCGGGTGGCCGAAAGTGCTCGTGAGGCCGAGGAAGTAGCTCGTACCGCATCATCTACCGCCCTCAAGGGGGGCGAGTCAGTGGAGCGCACCGTGGCCGGTATTCTCGAGATTCGAGAAACGGTGGCCGAGACCACCCGTAAGGTGAAGCGTTTGGCGGAATCTTCTCAGGAAATTTCGAAGATTGTGGCGTTGATTTCGCAGATTGCCTCCCGCACCAACTTGCTGGCGCTCAACGCTAGTATTGAAGCGGCAAGGGCTGGGGAAGCCGGTCGGGGCTTTGCCATTGTGGCTGACGAGGTGCGACAGCTGGCCGACCGGGCCGCCAAGGCATCTAAAGAGATTGAGCAGATCGTGCTGCAAATTCAAAGTGAGACGGGCGGGGTCATGACCGCTATGGAAGAGGGCACCCAGCAGGTGATTGAGGGCACCCGCCTAGCGGAGCAGGCGAAGCGATCGCTAGAAGACATTATTCAAGTGTCAAACCGCATTGACGTGCTGGTGCGATCGATTACCGCTGACACCGTAGAGCAGACCGAAACCTCCCGCGCCGTGGCCCAGGTCATGCAATCAGTAGAACTTACCGCCCAGGAAACTTCCCAGGAGGCCCAACGGGTGTCAGGTTCGCTGCAAAATCTGGTGGGGGTTGCCCGCGATCTGCTGACTTCAGTGGAGCGCTTTAAAGTGAATAAATCAGACAGCTAG
- a CDS encoding response regulator — protein sequence MSPEDQKRILGYFIEEAKDHLNTIEQGLLNLADTLNDSEMMNEVFRAAHSVKGGAAMLGLNSIQRTSHRMEDFFKVMKESPMRPDRDLETMLLQIFDGLQEQLEQLQSPFGLTNDQAQEIMAPLEPIFVQAEAHLDALIAAAPAAVPAATPPRSTMVAAASHPETSALQLVFRSDVPALLRDMLATFKQPDNSTSRQALSRLCQRMHSVGEQFELAQWCSLTQVVERAIANPDQTYRTLAPVVIKDLKQAQDQVLAGGINQVAASRTLQDLLPVSVEPELGSDDSTLDALLAEALNDNSDGLDLADLFAAAEESNADDLALADTENWLEDLTLDSADNVTETGLESVFGQFDTPLPTEPVMPQGTAGNMGPEVGTAELNSLADLFEGAPASLTDIWEEDFSEVSLDDLDLDADVTADNDNSEFADLFATETTAGEPDTAENPAIDDMASLFGYDLDAGTGAEPAAGSEPNSSTDPGDSVADLLPADAASESTVVAEAAVDPLADFLDDEINFGTEEMSDAPLDDFFDMGESAEASAASADSNEVDSFFDSLHDDDFIDDDDAHTMPELHLELDLDSSSGDGDGSSANDNGLFSGGSSRLFTPDNHIPNADAAEAEAANLFGEADALLDDPFGELNLTDSAFDLAFDDAPDEAIVEPELAATEADASFDIPTNDGHGAELTATSFEDGGWPETSAEEASFADLESLLDEPVFEADLFADSNGSLNGELSLSNDAFDGFEGDAYNGNGYTEATPTPARQSLDDDGGDDDSFDDLEALLGEEFPVIDTVAPSKPDNGLPAASPSFDSSDDEFGDLEKLLEEADQLGGSAPSLGTRRTASMQAARRSPRRAANTTDQTMRVSVGHLDTLSNLVGELVVNRNSLEQDQERLRQFLDNLLHQVSQLNDVGQRMRDLYERSLLESSLIANRQAFALGVSSSDRGGGHATGATFDALEMDRFTGFHTLSQEMIELIVRVREASSDIEFTIDSTDQIARQFRQVTTQLQEGLNKARMVPFGQTAERLPRAVRDISLKCGKEAQLVVEGRDTLIDKMILERLYDPMTHLVNNAITHGIESPEERLATGKGREGTITVRAFYQGNQTVIYIADNGGGINPAVVKAKALKQGLITPAEAQTMTEIEVYDLLFLPGFSTRDQADDFSGRGVGMDVVRTALSDIRGSITVESEVGKGTSFTIRLPLTLSITKALSCVNNQARIAFPMDGVEDMFDVPKERIQTDAQGHACILWRDTLLPFRPLSDLLRFNRSLGRGRVYGGPQDEDVVSMVVLRSASTFIALQVDQVIGEQEIVIKQLEGPVPKPIGIAGATVLGDGRVMPIADVLELIDLASGRLRRDASTSLWAQTVDEEPVETVIHTDPTVLIVDDSITVRELLSMSFNKIGYRVEQARDGQEAWEKLRSGLPCDLVFCDIEMPRMDGLELLSRMQKDSALSQVPTAMLTSRGADRHRQMAVDLGAKGYFTKPYLEEMLLDAAKRMLKGENMIPRKMSDEPET from the coding sequence ATGTCGCCTGAAGATCAAAAACGCATCTTGGGGTACTTCATTGAAGAAGCCAAGGATCATCTCAACACCATCGAGCAGGGTTTGCTGAACCTAGCGGACACCCTCAACGACTCGGAGATGATGAACGAGGTGTTTCGGGCGGCCCACTCGGTGAAAGGCGGGGCGGCCATGCTGGGGCTGAACAGTATTCAGCGCACCAGTCATCGCATGGAAGACTTCTTTAAAGTCATGAAAGAGTCGCCGATGCGTCCCGATCGTGACTTAGAAACCATGCTGCTGCAAATTTTCGATGGGCTGCAAGAGCAGCTAGAGCAGCTGCAAAGCCCCTTTGGCTTGACCAACGACCAAGCTCAGGAAATTATGGCTCCTCTGGAGCCCATTTTTGTACAGGCTGAAGCTCACCTCGACGCTCTAATAGCCGCCGCCCCAGCGGCTGTCCCCGCCGCCACGCCGCCGCGCTCTACCATGGTAGCGGCAGCATCTCACCCCGAGACCAGCGCCCTCCAGCTTGTGTTTCGCAGCGATGTTCCGGCGCTGTTGCGCGATATGCTGGCCACCTTCAAGCAGCCCGACAATAGCACGTCTCGCCAGGCACTCAGCCGGCTCTGCCAGCGCATGCACAGCGTGGGCGAACAGTTTGAGCTGGCTCAGTGGTGCAGTCTGACCCAGGTGGTTGAGCGGGCGATCGCAAACCCTGACCAGACTTACCGCACCCTAGCGCCAGTGGTGATCAAAGACCTCAAGCAGGCTCAGGATCAGGTGCTAGCCGGAGGCATTAACCAAGTAGCCGCTTCCAGAACGCTGCAAGACCTGCTACCCGTTTCAGTCGAGCCTGAGTTGGGTAGCGACGACTCCACCCTTGACGCCTTGCTGGCCGAAGCGCTTAACGACAATTCTGATGGGCTTGACCTGGCTGATTTGTTTGCGGCTGCGGAGGAAAGCAACGCCGACGATCTGGCTCTAGCCGACACCGAAAACTGGCTCGAAGACCTGACCCTAGACAGCGCCGACAATGTGACCGAAACCGGTTTAGAGTCGGTCTTTGGCCAATTTGACACGCCGCTGCCCACCGAACCCGTCATGCCCCAGGGAACAGCCGGCAATATGGGTCCAGAGGTAGGAACAGCAGAACTCAACAGTCTGGCCGACCTGTTTGAGGGTGCCCCCGCGAGCCTAACCGACATCTGGGAAGAGGATTTCTCAGAGGTCTCTCTAGATGATTTAGACCTAGACGCTGACGTTACCGCCGATAACGACAACTCTGAGTTTGCCGATTTGTTTGCCACCGAGACGACCGCTGGCGAACCTGACACCGCTGAAAACCCTGCCATTGACGATATGGCCAGCTTGTTTGGATACGACCTCGATGCCGGCACAGGAGCCGAACCCGCTGCGGGGAGCGAGCCCAATTCAAGCACAGATCCTGGCGATTCTGTGGCCGACTTGCTCCCCGCAGATGCGGCATCAGAGTCTACGGTGGTCGCCGAAGCCGCCGTAGACCCCCTGGCGGATTTTCTCGACGATGAGATCAACTTTGGCACAGAGGAAATGTCCGACGCACCTCTGGATGATTTCTTTGATATGGGCGAATCTGCTGAGGCCAGTGCGGCCAGTGCTGACAGCAATGAGGTCGATAGCTTCTTTGATTCGCTCCACGATGACGATTTCATCGACGATGACGATGCCCACACCATGCCTGAGCTGCACCTAGAGCTTGATTTGGATAGCTCAAGCGGTGATGGTGATGGCTCCAGCGCTAACGATAATGGGCTATTTAGCGGTGGCTCGTCGCGTCTGTTCACTCCAGACAATCACATCCCCAACGCAGACGCGGCAGAGGCAGAGGCGGCAAATCTTTTTGGGGAGGCCGATGCCCTACTAGATGACCCATTTGGGGAGCTGAACCTCACCGACAGTGCTTTTGACCTCGCGTTTGATGACGCCCCTGACGAAGCCATCGTGGAGCCTGAGCTGGCTGCAACCGAGGCCGACGCCAGTTTTGACATTCCCACCAATGATGGCCATGGGGCTGAGCTAACCGCCACCTCTTTTGAGGATGGGGGGTGGCCCGAGACATCGGCGGAGGAAGCAAGCTTTGCCGACTTGGAAAGCTTACTAGATGAGCCTGTCTTTGAAGCTGACCTGTTTGCTGACTCAAATGGTTCTTTGAACGGCGAGCTGAGCCTGTCCAACGATGCCTTCGATGGTTTTGAGGGAGATGCCTACAACGGCAACGGTTACACTGAGGCTACCCCTACGCCCGCCCGCCAAAGTCTCGATGACGATGGTGGGGATGACGATAGCTTCGATGATTTAGAGGCCCTGCTTGGGGAGGAGTTCCCAGTTATCGATACAGTGGCTCCAAGCAAGCCAGATAACGGGCTACCAGCCGCCAGCCCCAGCTTTGACAGCAGCGATGACGAATTTGGCGATCTTGAGAAGCTGTTGGAAGAAGCCGACCAGCTCGGCGGATCAGCCCCAAGCTTAGGGACTCGGCGGACCGCGTCGATGCAGGCAGCAAGGCGATCGCCCCGCCGAGCCGCCAACACCACCGACCAAACCATGCGCGTTTCGGTGGGCCACCTCGACACCCTCAGCAACCTGGTGGGAGAACTGGTGGTTAACCGCAACTCCCTAGAGCAAGACCAGGAACGCCTGCGGCAGTTTCTCGATAACCTGCTGCACCAAGTCTCCCAGCTCAACGACGTTGGGCAGCGCATGCGCGATTTGTACGAGCGATCGCTGCTAGAAAGCTCGCTAATTGCCAACCGTCAAGCCTTTGCCTTAGGGGTTTCATCCTCTGACCGAGGCGGCGGTCACGCCACCGGGGCTACCTTTGACGCCCTCGAAATGGACCGCTTCACTGGCTTCCACACTCTCTCCCAGGAGATGATTGAGCTGATTGTGCGAGTGCGGGAGGCCTCGTCGGACATTGAGTTCACTATTGACTCCACCGACCAGATTGCCCGCCAGTTTCGTCAGGTTACCACCCAGCTGCAAGAGGGTCTCAATAAGGCACGCATGGTGCCCTTCGGTCAAACCGCCGAGCGCCTGCCTCGCGCCGTGCGCGATATTTCTTTGAAGTGCGGCAAAGAGGCCCAGCTGGTGGTCGAAGGGCGTGACACCCTGATCGACAAAATGATTCTAGAGCGCCTCTATGATCCAATGACCCACTTGGTCAACAACGCCATTACCCACGGCATTGAGTCGCCCGAAGAGCGCCTGGCCACGGGCAAGGGACGAGAGGGAACCATTACTGTGCGGGCCTTTTACCAAGGCAACCAAACGGTCATCTACATCGCCGACAACGGCGGCGGCATCAATCCAGCGGTGGTTAAGGCCAAGGCCCTCAAGCAGGGGCTAATTACCCCCGCCGAAGCCCAAACCATGACCGAGATTGAGGTCTACGACCTGCTGTTTTTGCCGGGCTTTAGCACCCGCGACCAGGCCGATGACTTTTCTGGGCGTGGCGTGGGCATGGACGTGGTGCGCACCGCCCTATCCGACATTCGCGGCTCGATCACCGTCGAGTCTGAGGTGGGCAAAGGCACCAGCTTTACTATCCGCCTGCCACTCACCCTGAGCATCACCAAGGCCCTGAGCTGCGTCAACAACCAGGCCCGCATCGCCTTCCCAATGGATGGGGTTGAGGATATGTTTGACGTGCCCAAGGAGCGCATTCAAACCGACGCCCAGGGCCACGCCTGCATTCTTTGGCGCGACACGCTGCTGCCCTTCCGTCCCCTCAGCGATCTGCTGCGCTTCAACCGCAGTTTGGGTCGGGGTCGGGTCTACGGTGGCCCTCAGGATGAGGACGTGGTCTCTATGGTGGTGTTGCGCAGCGCCAGCACCTTTATTGCTCTCCAAGTTGACCAAGTGATTGGCGAACAGGAGATTGTGATTAAACAGCTGGAAGGGCCGGTGCCTAAGCCCATTGGCATTGCTGGTGCCACGGTGTTAGGCGACGGGCGGGTTATGCCGATCGCCGACGTGCTGGAGCTAATCGATCTGGCCAGCGGTCGCCTGCGGCGCGATGCTTCAACCTCGCTGTGGGCGCAGACGGTAGATGAAGAACCGGTTGAGACCGTCATCCACACTGACCCAACGGTGCTAATTGTGGATGACTCGATTACGGTGCGTGAACTGTTGTCGATGAGCTTCAACAAAATTGGCTACCGGGTCGAGCAGGCTCGTGACGGTCAGGAAGCCTGGGAAAAACTGCGCTCTGGCCTACCCTGCGACCTAGTCTTCTGTGACATCGAAATGCCCCGCATGGATGGTCTAGAGCTGCTCTCTCGCATGCAGAAAGACAGTGCCCTAAGCCAGGTTCCCACCGCTATGCTGACCTCTCGAGGGGCCGATCGCCACCGGCAGATGGCCGTTGATCTAGGAGCTAAGGGCTACTTTACCAAGCCTTACCTAGAGGAAATGCTGCTGGATGCGGCCAAGCGCATGCTCAAAGGTGAGAACATGATTCCTCGAAAGATGTCTGACGAGCCTGAAACCTAA
- a CDS encoding response regulator transcription factor encodes MSTVLVVEDSIPQREMITELLRGIGLSVTVASDGMEALEQIQSHRPDMVVLDIVMPRMNGYELCRRIKADPSTQNLPVVMCSSKGEEFDRYWGMKQGADAYIAKPFQPTELVGTVKQLLRG; translated from the coding sequence ATGAGTACAGTTCTGGTGGTAGAAGATAGTATTCCTCAACGGGAGATGATTACTGAGCTACTAAGGGGTATTGGCCTCAGCGTTACCGTAGCCAGCGATGGCATGGAAGCCCTCGAGCAAATTCAGAGCCACCGCCCAGACATGGTTGTGCTCGACATTGTCATGCCTCGGATGAACGGGTACGAGCTCTGTCGCCGCATTAAAGCCGATCCCTCTACCCAAAACTTGCCGGTAGTAATGTGCTCTTCTAAGGGTGAAGAATTCGATCGCTACTGGGGCATGAAACAGGGGGCAGACGCTTATATTGCCAAGCCGTTTCAACCTACCGAACTGGTTGGCACAGTCAAGCAGCTGCTCAGGGGATAG
- the glcD gene encoding glycolate oxidase subunit GlcD encodes MTVAERSRIDWAPIVDAFSAALGSDRVVRRKEEILVYECDGLTSYRQRPAVVVLPKTTEQVAAAVKICDRFQVPFVARGAGTGLSGGALPIEDSVLIVTATMNQILSVDLDNQRVVVQPGVINNWVTQAVSGAGFYYAPDPSSQSVCSVGGNVAENSGGVHCLKYGVTTNHVLGLKVVLPTGDIVTLGGEVAETPGYDLCGLFVGSEGTLGIATEITLRILKAPQSIQVLLADFTSVEAAGAAVSAITSAGIIPAGMEMMDNFSLNAVEDVVATNCYPRDAAAILLIEIDGLPTEVTATGDRIADLCRQNGARTITIATDADERLRLWKGRKAAFAAMGKLSPDYYVQDGVIPRTQLPYVLKEIEALGNKHGYRVANVFHAGDGNLHPLILYNNAIPGQLEQVEDLGGDILKLCVRVGGSISGEHGIGADKRCYMPDMFSPTDLETMGWVRQALDPEMLANPTKLLPSPRTCGEAAYSIAAVTLPDVEYF; translated from the coding sequence ATGACCGTAGCAGAGCGATCGCGCATTGACTGGGCACCGATTGTTGACGCCTTTAGCGCTGCGCTCGGGAGCGATCGCGTGGTGCGCCGCAAAGAAGAAATTTTGGTCTACGAGTGCGACGGACTGACGAGCTATCGCCAGCGACCCGCCGTGGTAGTGCTGCCCAAAACCACAGAGCAGGTGGCAGCGGCTGTTAAAATCTGCGATCGCTTTCAGGTTCCCTTTGTGGCGCGGGGGGCGGGCACTGGCCTCTCAGGCGGGGCATTGCCCATCGAGGACTCGGTGCTGATCGTCACTGCCACCATGAACCAGATTCTCTCGGTGGATCTGGACAACCAGCGCGTAGTCGTGCAGCCGGGGGTGATCAACAATTGGGTCACTCAAGCGGTAAGCGGGGCGGGCTTTTATTACGCTCCTGACCCCTCCAGCCAGTCGGTATGCTCGGTGGGGGGCAACGTGGCCGAAAACTCGGGCGGGGTGCACTGTCTTAAGTACGGGGTGACTACTAACCATGTGCTGGGTCTCAAGGTGGTGCTACCCACGGGCGACATTGTCACCCTCGGCGGCGAGGTAGCCGAAACCCCTGGCTACGATCTGTGTGGGCTATTCGTAGGCTCTGAGGGCACCCTGGGCATCGCCACTGAGATTACCCTACGGATTCTCAAAGCGCCCCAGTCGATCCAGGTATTGCTAGCCGACTTCACCTCGGTGGAGGCAGCGGGGGCAGCCGTGTCGGCGATTACCAGCGCGGGCATTATCCCCGCTGGGATGGAGATGATGGACAACTTTAGCCTCAACGCCGTGGAAGACGTGGTGGCCACCAACTGCTACCCCCGCGATGCGGCGGCGATCTTACTGATTGAGATCGATGGATTGCCGACGGAGGTGACGGCTACGGGCGATCGCATTGCTGACCTCTGCCGCCAGAATGGAGCGCGCACTATCACCATCGCTACCGATGCTGACGAGCGTCTACGACTGTGGAAAGGCCGCAAGGCCGCCTTTGCTGCTATGGGCAAGCTCAGCCCCGACTACTACGTGCAGGACGGCGTCATTCCCCGCACCCAGTTGCCCTACGTGCTAAAAGAGATTGAGGCTTTGGGCAACAAGCACGGCTATCGAGTAGCCAACGTTTTTCACGCGGGCGACGGTAACCTACACCCGCTGATTCTCTACAACAACGCTATCCCCGGCCAGCTAGAGCAGGTAGAAGACCTAGGCGGCGACATTCTCAAGCTATGCGTGCGGGTAGGCGGCAGCATCTCGGGCGAACACGGCATTGGGGCCGACAAGCGCTGCTACATGCCCGATATGTTTTCGCCAACGGACTTGGAGACAATGGGCTGGGTACGCCAGGCTCTCGACCCCGAGATGTTAGCCAACCCCACCAAGCTGTTACCCTCTCCCCGTACCTGCGGCGAAGCGGCCTACAGCATAGCGGCCGTGACTCTGCCCGATGTGGAGTACTTTTAG
- a CDS encoding chemotaxis protein CheW, which translates to MVGNPDFLTQTGQDQDPELQELETPDGELFLRFFVTPEDEFALPATGIRRIIEQPPDRITPIPNVSNLLLGTLNEQGRVVWVADLGQFLGYSSVLNTDRPEISVIAIEDQGTMLGLAVNRIVGTRWLNPDKTRVSDNSPDTMAPFLRGEWIIDAEENKTLRLLDHVAVIRSARWAT; encoded by the coding sequence ATGGTAGGTAATCCTGACTTTCTCACTCAGACTGGGCAAGACCAAGATCCAGAGTTGCAAGAGCTGGAAACGCCTGATGGCGAGCTATTTTTGCGCTTCTTTGTAACTCCTGAGGATGAATTCGCGCTGCCCGCCACCGGCATTCGCCGCATTATTGAGCAGCCCCCCGATCGCATCACTCCCATACCCAATGTGTCGAACCTGCTGCTGGGTACCCTCAACGAGCAGGGACGAGTGGTGTGGGTCGCTGATCTGGGTCAGTTTCTTGGGTATTCATCGGTACTAAACACCGATCGCCCAGAGATTTCGGTCATCGCCATTGAAGATCAGGGAACTATGCTAGGCTTGGCCGTTAATCGAATTGTGGGCACCCGCTGGCTCAATCCTGACAAGACCCGGGTGTCAGATAATAGCCCGGATACAATGGCTCCATTTTTGCGCGGTGAATGGATCATTGACGCTGAGGAAAACAAAACCCTTAGGCTGCTTGACCACGTTGCTGTTATTCGTTCAGCTCGCTGGGCCACCTAG
- a CDS encoding GNAT family N-acetyltransferase: MENFPNLETSRLWLRQATEADTDAIFSLFSDSRVTRFHNLDVFTQLDEAKAVIERRRVGFETDRGIRWAIALKPNNSLIGSCGFTWDRALNRAEVGYELASQYWRQGIMTEGLSAILTYGFEVEGLDNIVAEVMLENIASQQLLKKLGFQSQGVLKNHGFWKGRHHDLEQFLLLRPQT, from the coding sequence ATGGAAAATTTCCCCAATCTTGAAACTTCACGGCTGTGGCTACGCCAGGCAACTGAAGCCGACACAGATGCTATCTTTTCGCTCTTTTCAGACTCCAGGGTGACCCGGTTTCATAACCTCGATGTTTTCACTCAGCTTGATGAAGCTAAGGCGGTTATTGAACGGCGCAGAGTAGGATTTGAAACCGATCGCGGTATCCGCTGGGCGATCGCTCTTAAGCCCAACAATTCTCTCATTGGTTCCTGCGGATTTACCTGGGATAGAGCCTTAAATCGGGCGGAGGTGGGCTATGAACTGGCTAGCCAATATTGGCGACAAGGCATCATGACTGAAGGGTTAAGCGCCATTCTCACCTACGGCTTTGAGGTAGAGGGTTTGGATAACATTGTTGCGGAGGTGATGCTAGAAAATATTGCCTCTCAACAGTTGTTAAAAAAGCTGGGATTTCAAAGCCAAGGCGTGCTCAAAAACCACGGCTTTTGGAAAGGAAGACATCACGATTTAGAGCAGTTTTTGTTGCTCAGACCGCAGACTTAG
- a CDS encoding antibiotic biosynthesis monooxygenase, with protein MVLEVAVLTVKAGAQIEFENAFQRASTILVDMPGYISCELQRCIETKNQYVLLVRWQTLEDHTLGFRRSPEYQTWRALLHHFYEPFPTVEHYETVLSHGKFPQS; from the coding sequence ATGGTACTAGAAGTTGCTGTCTTAACGGTTAAAGCGGGTGCTCAAATCGAGTTTGAGAATGCTTTCCAAAGAGCTTCTACTATCCTTGTCGACATGCCGGGTTATATTTCCTGCGAATTGCAGCGCTGTATTGAAACCAAAAACCAGTATGTGCTGCTGGTGCGTTGGCAGACTTTGGAAGACCACACCCTCGGGTTTCGGCGATCGCCAGAATATCAAACCTGGCGTGCTCTGCTGCATCATTTCTACGAGCCTTTTCCTACGGTTGAACACTATGAAACCGTATTGAGCCATGGAAAATTTCCCCAATCTTGA